A region of Streptomyces sp. NBC_01750 DNA encodes the following proteins:
- a CDS encoding SpoIIE family protein phosphatase, translating to MCAAESLRTGPDTAGVAPTASGGLLDVLSVAAVLLDAEGRIDLWSPQAEDLFGYSADEALGEFAGRLLVHEDHLETVLNLFVQVMEGGGSWAGVFPVRHKDGSTRLVEFRNMRLQDDQGDYYALGLATDQATLRQVERDLALSARLVSQSPIGLGVLDTDLRYVSVNPAEERMNGVPAAEHVGRHVHEVLPFLDDSFEATMHEVLATGTPVIDQYTVGRTPADPDNEHAWSISFHRLEAPNGKVLGVVTSSVDVTERHRAVQEQRRTVLTLQRSLLPRSPPQRPGLAVASRYLPAQAASEIGGDWFDVIALGGDKTALVVGDVMGSGVSAAASMGQLRTATRTLAGLDLDPAQVLQQLDHITEDLEQDTIATCVYAVYDPHGAQCRISLAGHLPPALLRLDGRHELLELPTGTPLGVGDTDFHTTTLALHPGDQLVLYTDGLVERRDQPIDASLDTLLALLDDPHRSLDETCELLLHTLRHPGDHDDVALLIARVLPSVISQDGTQPPAP from the coding sequence ATGTGTGCAGCCGAGTCCTTGCGGACCGGTCCCGACACGGCGGGCGTCGCTCCCACCGCGTCCGGTGGCCTCCTCGATGTGCTGAGCGTGGCTGCCGTTCTCCTTGACGCCGAAGGCAGGATCGATCTCTGGAGCCCGCAGGCGGAGGACCTGTTCGGCTACAGCGCCGACGAGGCTCTCGGCGAGTTCGCGGGCCGCCTGCTGGTCCATGAGGACCACCTGGAGACGGTGCTGAACCTGTTCGTCCAGGTCATGGAGGGTGGTGGCAGCTGGGCCGGAGTCTTCCCCGTCCGGCACAAGGACGGCAGTACCCGGCTGGTGGAGTTCCGCAACATGCGGCTGCAGGACGACCAGGGTGACTACTACGCCCTGGGTCTGGCCACGGATCAGGCAACACTGCGGCAGGTCGAACGGGACCTGGCATTGTCCGCGCGACTGGTGTCCCAATCACCCATCGGACTGGGTGTACTGGACACCGACCTTCGGTACGTCTCCGTCAACCCGGCGGAGGAGCGGATGAACGGCGTGCCTGCCGCCGAGCATGTGGGCCGCCACGTCCATGAGGTGCTGCCCTTCCTGGACGACTCCTTCGAGGCGACGATGCACGAGGTACTGGCTACCGGCACCCCGGTCATCGACCAGTACACCGTCGGCCGCACCCCGGCCGACCCGGACAACGAGCATGCCTGGTCGATCTCTTTCCACCGGCTCGAAGCGCCCAACGGGAAGGTGCTCGGGGTGGTGACCTCCAGCGTGGACGTCACCGAGCGGCACCGTGCCGTCCAGGAACAACGCCGCACTGTGCTCACCCTCCAGCGCAGCCTGCTACCCCGCTCGCCACCGCAGCGGCCGGGGCTGGCTGTCGCCTCCCGGTACCTGCCGGCCCAGGCTGCCAGCGAGATCGGAGGCGACTGGTTCGACGTCATCGCGCTCGGTGGCGACAAGACCGCCCTCGTTGTCGGTGATGTCATGGGCAGCGGCGTCAGCGCCGCCGCCAGCATGGGCCAGCTCCGTACCGCCACCCGCACCCTGGCCGGCCTCGACCTCGACCCCGCCCAGGTCCTCCAGCAACTCGACCACATTACCGAGGACCTGGAGCAGGACACGATCGCCACCTGCGTCTACGCCGTATACGACCCGCACGGCGCCCAGTGCCGCATCTCCCTCGCCGGCCACCTGCCCCCAGCCCTCCTCCGCCTTGACGGAAGGCACGAACTGCTCGAGCTGCCCACCGGAACCCCACTGGGCGTCGGCGACACCGACTTCCACACCACCACACTGGCCCTGCATCCGGGCGATCAGCTCGTCCTGTACACCGATGGACTGGTCGAGAGGCGCGACCAGCCCATCGACGCCAGCCTGGACACCCTGCTCGCCCTCCTGGACGACCCCCACCGCTCCTTGGACGAAACCTGCGAGCTGCTCCTGCACACCCTGCGCCACCCCGGCGACCACGACGACGTCGCTCTGCTCATCGCCCGAGTCCTACCCTCCGTGATCAGCCAAGACGGCACACAGCCGCCCGCTCCCTGA
- a CDS encoding GOLPH3/VPS74 family protein, translating to MTTPRDLLFVAMDMESSRPVEQGDLSLALAGAEVIDLLGAEAISLDGDHIVPGHRPTMDDRLLDEAASSLDRQAMHESVGDWLWRRGRGLSSAYVAALEQDGQVTRQRGRGPFRTGQTVLVDSPARRRATDRWTSDEPVLAALAAAVGIVDKRTESSPSLDDDAVATVLAAVNDAVVELEAVRQRRAVEDAAFDNIWRGQ from the coding sequence ATGACCACACCGCGTGACCTGTTGTTCGTCGCCATGGACATGGAGTCCAGTCGCCCTGTGGAGCAGGGGGATCTGTCGCTCGCGCTCGCGGGAGCCGAGGTGATCGACCTCCTCGGAGCCGAGGCCATCAGCCTGGACGGCGATCACATCGTGCCAGGCCATCGGCCGACAATGGATGATCGCCTGTTGGATGAGGCCGCGTCGTCGCTTGATCGACAAGCGATGCATGAGTCGGTCGGCGACTGGCTGTGGCGCAGAGGTCGCGGCCTGTCCTCGGCCTATGTGGCAGCCCTTGAGCAGGACGGCCAGGTCACTCGGCAACGCGGACGCGGGCCCTTCCGGACCGGGCAGACGGTCCTGGTCGATTCGCCCGCTCGCCGCCGGGCGACGGACCGATGGACATCGGATGAGCCCGTCCTCGCCGCCCTTGCCGCCGCCGTCGGGATTGTGGACAAGCGGACGGAAAGTTCTCCGAGCCTAGACGACGACGCGGTGGCGACAGTTCTGGCGGCCGTCAATGACGCGGTGGTGGAACTGGAAGCCGTCCGGCAACGGCGAGCCGTCGAAGACGCGGCCTTCGACAACATTTGGCGAGGCCAATGA
- a CDS encoding PP2C family protein-serine/threonine phosphatase — MIMSGRLRRRHAPYGGRWDGALLSPVIVTVLIAGLAFSTPREIAFSRLLPAAPALAAAMWPVFPTILLGTFCLLVMIGLSFFYTDLGTPYTAAAIVAVTLAAAYASHVRLEREEILFHVRLVADAAQKVLLRPLPRLIEDVEIESLYLAAQEQARIGGDFYEAADTPYGVRLLIGDVRGKGLPAVGAASAVISCFREAAYDEPDLRGIVHRLEISIARYSAAFPGQDLPERFATAVLAEITHGSGQVRLLNCGHPPPLLVHHGEIRVLEPTTASPPLNLATLIGDRYWVDTIALAPGDQLLLYTDGVTETRDRTGEFFPLPEWMRRQGPAPPRELLDRLHRDLLRYSGGRLEDDIAALAVRCPSTRAQEYPE, encoded by the coding sequence GTGATCATGTCCGGACGGCTGCGGCGCCGTCATGCCCCCTACGGCGGCCGGTGGGACGGTGCCCTGCTGTCACCGGTGATTGTTACCGTCCTCATCGCCGGCCTGGCGTTCTCCACACCGAGGGAGATCGCCTTCAGCCGCCTCCTGCCCGCCGCACCCGCCCTTGCCGCCGCGATGTGGCCCGTTTTCCCCACGATCCTGCTGGGGACGTTCTGCCTGCTGGTCATGATCGGCCTCAGCTTCTTTTACACCGACCTGGGGACGCCGTACACGGCGGCCGCGATCGTCGCGGTTACCTTGGCGGCCGCGTATGCAAGCCATGTCCGACTCGAGCGGGAGGAGATCCTCTTCCACGTCCGGCTTGTCGCCGACGCGGCCCAGAAGGTGCTGCTGCGCCCCCTGCCGCGCCTCATCGAGGACGTCGAGATCGAGTCGCTGTATCTGGCGGCCCAAGAGCAGGCCCGGATCGGTGGCGACTTCTATGAGGCGGCCGACACGCCGTACGGGGTCCGGCTGCTCATCGGCGATGTGCGCGGCAAGGGCCTGCCCGCGGTGGGGGCGGCCTCGGCGGTGATCAGCTGCTTCAGGGAGGCCGCGTACGACGAGCCCGATTTGAGGGGCATCGTCCATCGCCTGGAGATCAGCATCGCCCGCTACAGCGCCGCGTTCCCCGGCCAGGACCTGCCGGAGCGTTTTGCCACCGCTGTTCTCGCCGAGATCACGCACGGCAGCGGCCAGGTCAGACTCCTCAACTGCGGGCACCCCCCGCCGCTGCTCGTGCACCATGGGGAGATCCGCGTCCTGGAGCCCACCACTGCCTCGCCGCCCCTCAACCTCGCGACGCTCATCGGAGACCGCTACTGGGTCGATACCATCGCCTTGGCCCCGGGCGACCAGCTGCTGCTCTACACCGACGGAGTAACGGAGACCCGGGACCGCACCGGAGAGTTCTTCCCCCTGCCGGAGTGGATGCGACGGCAAGGCCCGGCGCCGCCCCGCGAGCTGCTCGACCGGCTTCACCGGGACCTGCTCCGCTATAGCGGCGGCAGACTCGAAGACGACATCGCGGCCCTCGCCGTGCGCTGCCCCAGCACCCGGGCCCAGGAGTACCCGGAGTAG
- a CDS encoding PPOX class F420-dependent oxidoreductase produces the protein MAELSSEVRELLTGRNMAHVATLMRDGAPHVSPVWIAVEGDRLAIFSAQENLKLRNLRRDGRVGISVCDEHNPYRSAVIRGRVAVEIEGEEAIAIMDRMSNRYIGGDFPMRRAIVSLIEPEHVLFQDLPFEHPSEN, from the coding sequence GTGGCTGAACTTTCCTCAGAGGTACGCGAGTTGCTCACCGGCCGAAACATGGCTCACGTCGCGACGTTGATGCGTGACGGCGCGCCCCACGTCTCGCCGGTGTGGATCGCCGTCGAGGGGGACCGCCTTGCGATCTTCTCCGCGCAGGAGAATCTCAAGCTCAGAAACCTGCGTCGGGACGGTCGGGTGGGAATCTCGGTATGCGACGAACACAACCCGTACCGCAGCGCGGTGATCCGTGGCCGGGTGGCCGTGGAGATCGAGGGCGAGGAAGCGATCGCGATCATGGACCGGATGAGTAATCGCTACATCGGCGGCGACTTCCCCATGCGTAGAGCCATCGTGTCACTCATCGAGCCTGAGCACGTGCTCTTCCAGGACCTCCCCTTCGAGCATCCATCAGAGAACTGA
- a CDS encoding RrF2 family transcriptional regulator codes for MRLTKATDLALRAVMRLAVSGAELGTARQIAEEMRVPYTHLAKVVAQLQHLGVVETRRGRGGGLTLTPYGRTVSVGHLVREFEGAGEVVECEGDVPCPLRQACRLRMALRQAQEAFYASLDPLTLANLVESPTGPVLLGLVGRGPGLSG; via the coding sequence ATGCGGTTGACGAAGGCAACGGACCTGGCGCTTCGCGCGGTCATGCGGCTGGCGGTCTCCGGCGCGGAGCTGGGCACCGCTCGGCAGATCGCCGAGGAGATGCGGGTGCCCTACACCCACCTCGCGAAGGTGGTCGCCCAGTTGCAGCACCTCGGTGTGGTCGAGACGCGGCGGGGGCGCGGGGGAGGGCTGACGCTCACCCCGTACGGCCGTACGGTCTCGGTCGGGCACCTGGTCAGGGAGTTCGAGGGGGCCGGCGAGGTCGTCGAGTGCGAGGGTGATGTGCCGTGCCCGCTACGCCAAGCCTGTCGGCTGCGGATGGCCTTGCGGCAGGCTCAAGAGGCGTTCTATGCCTCGCTTGATCCGCTGACCCTTGCGAACCTGGTCGAGTCGCCCACCGGCCCCGTGCTGCTGGGGCTCGTCGGGCGCGGCCCCGGCCTGTCCGGATAG
- a CDS encoding globin domain-containing protein: MLSQKSAETVRATLPAVGGALGTITELFYRKLFAAHPELLRDLFNRGNQAAGAQRQALAGAIAAFATVLVEQPDSRPDALLNRIAHKHASLGVSPGQYRIVHTHLFAAIEEVLGDAVTEEVAAAWDEVYWLMANSLIEIERRLYAEQGVLLGTAWRQWEVVARDQETVDVATFRLRPADGRPAPAFKAGQYVSVQVELPDGARQIRQYSLTNGPGSPERSITLKRLHGGPAPLGEVSNHLHDHVHEGDLIAVSAPYGDVVLDDTAAPILLASAGIGCTPMVAMLEDLVDRGHQAPVIAVHADRSPADHALRADQERLITKLADGSAHTWYEQPEGDWPADRTGLVDLSGIELPDGVCAYLCGPLPYMREVRTQLLERGVPASAIHYEIFGPDLWLAQE, encoded by the coding sequence ATGCTGTCGCAGAAGTCCGCCGAGACCGTCCGCGCCACCCTGCCCGCGGTCGGCGGAGCCCTTGGCACCATCACCGAGCTGTTCTACAGGAAGCTTTTCGCCGCACACCCCGAGCTCCTGCGCGATCTGTTCAACCGCGGCAACCAGGCTGCCGGTGCCCAGCGGCAGGCTCTGGCCGGTGCCATCGCCGCCTTCGCCACCGTCCTGGTGGAGCAGCCGGACAGCCGCCCGGACGCCCTGCTCAACCGGATCGCTCACAAGCACGCCTCACTCGGCGTCAGCCCCGGGCAGTACCGCATAGTGCACACCCACCTGTTCGCCGCCATCGAGGAGGTCCTCGGCGACGCCGTCACCGAGGAGGTGGCCGCAGCCTGGGACGAGGTCTACTGGTTGATGGCCAACTCCCTGATCGAGATCGAGCGTCGCCTGTACGCGGAGCAGGGCGTGCTGCTCGGAACGGCCTGGCGGCAGTGGGAGGTGGTCGCCCGGGACCAGGAGACCGTGGACGTGGCCACCTTCCGGTTGCGGCCCGCCGACGGCCGCCCCGCCCCGGCCTTCAAGGCCGGCCAGTACGTCTCGGTCCAGGTCGAACTGCCCGACGGAGCACGCCAGATCCGCCAGTACAGCCTGACGAACGGCCCTGGCTCCCCAGAACGCTCCATCACCCTCAAGCGGCTGCACGGCGGCCCCGCCCCGCTCGGCGAAGTCTCCAACCACCTCCACGACCACGTCCACGAAGGCGACCTGATCGCCGTGTCCGCTCCCTACGGTGACGTCGTCCTCGATGACACGGCCGCGCCGATACTGCTCGCCTCGGCCGGCATCGGCTGCACGCCGATGGTCGCCATGCTGGAGGATCTCGTGGACCGCGGGCACCAGGCTCCGGTCATCGCCGTTCACGCCGACCGTTCACCCGCCGACCACGCCCTGCGCGCCGATCAGGAGCGGCTCATCACCAAGCTCGCCGACGGCTCCGCGCACACCTGGTACGAGCAGCCGGAGGGCGACTGGCCTGCCGACCGCACCGGCTTGGTGGACCTGTCCGGCATCGAGCTCCCCGACGGCGTCTGCGCCTACCTCTGCGGGCCGCTGCCGTACATGCGGGAAGTGCGCACCCAACTCCTCGAGCGAGGCGTGCCGGCCTCCGCCATCCACTACGAAATCTTCGGCCCCGACCTGTGGCTGGCCCAGGAGTGA
- a CDS encoding DUF4236 domain-containing protein yields MPVTFRKSFRIFPGVRLNVNRKSVSITLSKGDGARRTYSSTGRRTTSVDLPGPFGYRKTTARRSRH; encoded by the coding sequence GTGCCCGTCACCTTCCGTAAGAGCTTCCGGATATTCCCGGGCGTCCGCCTCAACGTCAACCGTAAGTCGGTGTCCATCACGCTCAGCAAGGGCGATGGTGCCAGGCGTACTTACTCGTCTACAGGTCGGCGCACGACCTCAGTGGACCTTCCCGGCCCCTTCGGCTACCGCAAGACAACCGCACGCCGCAGCCGCCACTGA
- a CDS encoding LysR substrate-binding domain-containing protein: MRSPPLSSVAGWPAGPPRDCRLLAQAGRARARVAAAATQTVGTLANSAEQVGRRLAAAYRQSHPSARVRIREADPTDPTTGPRAGLVDAALARAPFDDNGIRTRVLRSDPVGVVLCADDSPADRDSLNLDDRADRRWFRFQTAQRTQCGGPSGRARQTPAATAPSCEPSTT, encoded by the coding sequence TTGCGCTCACCACCACTGAGCTCCGTCGCCGGCTGGCCGGCAGGGCCGCCGCGCGACTGCAGACTGCTGGCGCAGGCCGGCCGGGCGCGTGCCCGAGTGGCCGCAGCGGCCACCCAGACCGTCGGCACCCTCGCCAACAGCGCCGAGCAGGTCGGCAGACGACTGGCCGCTGCCTACCGGCAATCCCACCCCTCCGCACGTGTCCGCATCCGCGAGGCCGACCCGACCGACCCGACCACCGGACCGCGGGCCGGCCTCGTCGACGCGGCCCTGGCCCGGGCACCGTTCGACGACAACGGCATCAGAACCCGCGTGCTGCGGTCGGACCCGGTCGGCGTGGTCCTATGCGCCGACGACTCGCCCGCCGACCGCGACAGCCTGAACTTGGACGATCGCGCCGACCGCCGATGGTTCCGGTTCCAGACGGCGCAGAGGACCCAGTGCGGCGGGCCTTCTGGACGGGCCCGTCAGACGCCGGCCGCGACGGCCCCATCGTGCGAACCATCCACGACATGA
- a CDS encoding putative quinol monooxygenase, translating to MIFITAKFKVRPEYADRWPEIVADFTAGSRGEPGCLWFEWSRSIEDPTEYVLVEAFRDDDAGASHVQSEHFRSAQRTLPSHLAETPRIVNAKIPQDDWSLLGEMAVAGME from the coding sequence ATGATTTTCATTACGGCTAAGTTCAAGGTCCGCCCTGAGTACGCCGACCGGTGGCCTGAGATCGTCGCCGACTTCACCGCCGGTTCGCGCGGTGAGCCGGGCTGCCTGTGGTTCGAATGGTCGCGGAGCATTGAGGACCCCACGGAGTACGTGCTGGTCGAGGCCTTCCGGGACGACGATGCCGGCGCTTCGCACGTGCAGTCCGAGCACTTCAGGAGCGCGCAGCGGACTCTGCCGAGCCACCTGGCCGAGACACCCCGGATCGTGAACGCAAAGATCCCGCAAGACGACTGGTCGCTGCTGGGTGAGATGGCTGTCGCGGGCATGGAATAG
- a CDS encoding cytochrome P450 codes for MTPTATTTETATARRAPAAPGALPLLGHGPALLRRPLDFLCSLPATGPVVRIRLGGLPAYVINDADLVRSVLVGEAGRFDQGVMIEKVRPLLGSGVGTADGAEHRRLRRLMQPAFHKVRIARYAATMTAVAAERTAAWQPGRTLRIDEEMNELALTTVARALFSSDLGADAITEVQRSLPLILDEIPRRAMLPDALLRLPTPANRRFDRAVRRLRSATRHVVDAARADGTDHGDLLSVLLLAEDEATGARLTDDQIHDQLVNMLVAGTETTGATLAWTFHELARNPAVEHRLHQETDKVLSGRPAVFEDIPRLPYAVRVVQEALRRYAPWIILRLSPGEVLLGDVCIPAGATVLFSPYVLHHQPELYPDPLAFDPDRWLPERAAKLPKCASIPFGAGSRQCPGNVFALTQAVIQVATIAARWRLHPAEGGPRVRELARGAVVHPTALPMRCLPREHPYAREGDWNPITA; via the coding sequence GTGACCCCCACCGCCACCACCACCGAGACCGCCACCGCCCGCCGCGCCCCCGCGGCCCCGGGGGCGCTGCCCCTGCTCGGACACGGTCCGGCGCTGCTGCGCCGCCCCCTGGACTTCCTCTGCTCCCTGCCCGCCACCGGCCCGGTGGTACGCATCCGCCTCGGCGGTCTGCCCGCCTACGTCATCAACGACGCGGACCTGGTCCGCAGCGTGCTCGTCGGCGAGGCAGGCCGCTTCGACCAGGGGGTGATGATCGAGAAGGTGCGCCCACTGCTCGGTTCCGGGGTCGGCACCGCCGACGGTGCCGAGCACCGCAGGCTGCGCCGCCTGATGCAGCCCGCCTTCCACAAAGTCCGGATCGCACGCTACGCGGCCACCATGACCGCCGTCGCCGCCGAACGCACGGCCGCCTGGCAGCCCGGCCGGACCCTGCGTATCGATGAGGAGATGAACGAACTCGCCCTCACCACCGTCGCCAGGGCCCTTTTCTCCTCCGATCTGGGCGCGGACGCCATCACCGAAGTGCAGCGCTCACTGCCGCTGATCCTGGACGAGATCCCCCGCCGTGCCATGCTTCCCGACGCCCTCCTGCGGCTGCCCACCCCCGCCAACCGCCGCTTCGACCGGGCCGTACGACGGCTGCGCTCGGCCACCCGCCACGTGGTGGACGCCGCCCGCGCCGACGGCACCGATCACGGCGACCTGCTGTCCGTCCTGCTGCTCGCCGAGGACGAGGCGACCGGAGCGCGGCTGACCGACGACCAGATCCACGACCAGCTGGTCAACATGCTGGTCGCGGGAACCGAGACCACCGGCGCCACCCTCGCCTGGACCTTCCACGAACTGGCCCGCAACCCCGCCGTCGAACACCGCCTCCACCAGGAGACCGACAAGGTCCTCTCCGGACGCCCGGCGGTCTTCGAGGACATCCCGCGCCTCCCCTACGCCGTGCGGGTGGTCCAGGAGGCGCTGCGCCGGTATGCGCCCTGGATCATCCTGCGGCTCTCCCCGGGCGAGGTCCTCCTCGGCGACGTGTGCATACCGGCCGGCGCCACCGTGCTGTTCAGCCCGTACGTCCTGCATCACCAGCCGGAGTTGTACCCCGACCCGCTCGCCTTCGACCCGGACCGGTGGCTCCCCGAACGCGCCGCGAAGCTGCCCAAGTGCGCGTCCATCCCCTTCGGCGCGGGCAGCCGCCAGTGCCCGGGCAATGTCTTCGCCCTCACCCAGGCCGTGATCCAGGTCGCCACCATCGCCGCCCGCTGGCGCCTCCACCCGGCCGAGGGCGGCCCCCGTGTCCGCGAACTCGCCCGCGGCGCGGTCGTCCACCCCACCGCCTTGCCCATGCGCTGCCTCCCACGCGAGCATCCGTATGCGCGGGAAGGCGACTGGAACCCGATCACGGCCTGA
- a CDS encoding NAD-dependent epimerase/dehydratase family protein — MTTVLITGAAGFVGSAVHRQLRGDSAELRLLVHRRPPEEDSGARLVPGDLTRPDTLRGLCEGVDTLVHLACTVDEDDPQACELVNDRGTVALIAEARRAGVRRIVHLSTAAVYGEGPHRGAAENDLVPAPVSAVSRTRLSGESAVRAARGVVLRPMFVYGPGDRWLIPQLARTLTALPVSVDGGRARLSLVAVEDLASAIAALARADWAPVPGGEVFHVNHPEPVAVRDLAAALTQHLGVPGPQADISYAQARQLLTGRPRELRHLSLFGQDHHYDSSGVWRRTGHTPGGFAARFAAAAPWYRAHLAPLAPPGAAAAGPSESETP; from the coding sequence ATGACGACCGTGCTGATCACCGGTGCCGCCGGCTTCGTCGGCAGCGCCGTCCACCGTCAACTGCGCGGTGACTCGGCGGAGTTGCGGCTTCTGGTCCACCGCAGGCCACCGGAAGAGGACAGCGGCGCCCGTCTCGTCCCCGGCGACCTCACCCGCCCGGACACACTGCGCGGACTCTGCGAAGGTGTGGACACCCTGGTCCACCTCGCCTGCACCGTGGACGAGGACGACCCCCAAGCCTGTGAACTGGTCAACGACCGGGGCACCGTCGCGCTGATCGCCGAGGCGCGCCGCGCCGGGGTTCGGCGGATCGTCCACCTCAGCACCGCCGCCGTCTACGGCGAAGGCCCGCACCGCGGCGCCGCCGAGAACGACCTCGTACCGGCCCCGGTCTCCGCCGTGAGCCGGACACGGCTCTCCGGGGAGAGCGCGGTCCGCGCGGCCCGAGGCGTCGTGCTGCGGCCGATGTTCGTGTACGGGCCTGGCGACCGCTGGCTGATCCCGCAGCTCGCCCGCACCCTGACCGCGCTTCCGGTCTCCGTCGACGGCGGTCGCGCCCGGCTCTCCCTGGTCGCGGTCGAGGACCTGGCGTCGGCGATCGCCGCGCTGGCCCGCGCCGACTGGGCGCCCGTGCCCGGCGGCGAGGTCTTCCACGTCAACCACCCCGAGCCGGTCGCGGTACGGGACCTCGCGGCGGCCCTCACCCAACACCTCGGCGTCCCCGGCCCCCAGGCCGACATCAGCTATGCCCAGGCCCGTCAACTCCTCACAGGCCGGCCCCGCGAGCTGCGCCACCTCTCCTTGTTCGGCCAGGACCACCACTACGACAGCAGCGGCGTCTGGCGGCGCACCGGCCATACCCCCGGCGGCTTCGCCGCCCGTTTCGCCGCCGCCGCGCCCTGGTACCGAGCCCATCTCGCCCCTCTCGCCCCGCCGGGGGCCGCGGCCGCCGGCCCGTCGGAATCCGAGACGCCGTGA